One segment of Asaia bogorensis NBRC 16594 DNA contains the following:
- a CDS encoding BolA family protein: MPMSAEEIERTIKAALPDAVIEIHDLAGDGDHYAATVTSTAFAGLPRVRQHKLVYDAFGGRMGTELHALALKTQTP, from the coding sequence ATGCCGATGAGCGCCGAAGAAATCGAACGCACCATCAAGGCTGCCCTGCCCGATGCCGTGATCGAGATTCATGATCTCGCGGGTGACGGGGACCATTATGCTGCAACCGTGACCAGTACCGCTTTTGCGGGGCTCCCACGGGTGCGCCAGCACAAGCTCGTCTATGACGCGTTTGGTGGTCGTATGGGGACAGAGCTGCACGCTCTGGCCCTCAAAACACAAACCCCCTGA
- the grxD gene encoding Grx4 family monothiol glutaredoxin, producing the protein MAEATFQQIQQLIDNNPVMLFMKGDKLFPQCGFSARVVQILGHMGVDFETANVLASPELRQGIKDFSQWPTVPQLYIKGEFIGGCDIVTDMFQSGELESLLEEKQIAKKVS; encoded by the coding sequence ATGGCCGAAGCTACTTTTCAGCAGATTCAGCAGCTTATCGACAACAATCCCGTCATGCTTTTCATGAAGGGTGACAAACTGTTCCCTCAATGCGGCTTTTCCGCACGCGTCGTGCAGATCCTCGGGCACATGGGCGTCGATTTCGAGACGGCCAATGTGCTTGCTAGCCCGGAACTGCGCCAGGGCATCAAGGACTTTTCGCAGTGGCCGACAGTGCCGCAGCTTTATATCAAGGGTGAGTTCATCGGCGGATGCGATATCGTGACCGACATGTTCCAGAGTGGCGAACTGGAGTCTCTGCTGGAGGAAAAGCAGATCGCCAAAAAGGTGTCCTGA
- a CDS encoding YraN family protein translates to MTTARQRRGGRAFAAGVAAEAHARETLANAGFVLFAERCRTPYGEIDLVAATDSLILFVEVKQRRTLDEAAYALRLPQQHRLLAAAEYLLQTQPSWRRENTRCDLMIYDVAGNVGWIEDILRDG, encoded by the coding sequence GTGACGACCGCGCGCCAAAGGCGCGGCGGCAGGGCTTTCGCCGCCGGAGTGGCGGCGGAGGCTCACGCGCGCGAAACGCTTGCAAATGCGGGCTTCGTGCTTTTTGCCGAGCGATGCCGCACCCCATATGGCGAGATCGATCTCGTCGCGGCGACTGACAGTCTCATCCTGTTCGTTGAGGTCAAGCAGCGCCGCACACTGGATGAGGCCGCCTACGCCCTGAGGCTCCCCCAACAGCACCGTCTTCTGGCCGCCGCGGAGTATCTTCTTCAGACACAGCCGTCATGGCGACGCGAAAACACCCGGTGCGACCTCATGATATATGACGTCGCTGGGAATGTCGGATGGATCGAGGATATTCTGAGGGACGGTTAG
- the purS gene encoding phosphoribosylformylglycinamidine synthase subunit PurS, protein MKIRVNVMLKEGVLDPQGKAIGHALEVLGFANVGEVRVGKTMELEIATEDREKALAQGEAMARELLANLVIEDFAVEVVG, encoded by the coding sequence AAGGAAGGCGTGCTCGATCCGCAGGGCAAGGCCATTGGTCACGCCCTTGAGGTGCTGGGCTTTGCCAATGTTGGCGAAGTGCGCGTGGGCAAGACCATGGAACTCGAGATCGCGACCGAAGATCGTGAAAAGGCACTCGCCCAGGGCGAGGCGATGGCCCGTGAGCTTCTGGCGAACCTCGTGATCGAAGATTTCGCTGTCGAGGTTGTTGGATGA
- a CDS encoding APC family permease: MAQPLAALWRRKPIDVATDGKGEHGLHRVIGPFSLIALGVGTTVGAGLFSLTGIAAAQNAGPAVILAFVVAAIACGFAAFCYAELASMIPSAGSAYSYSYAVLGELVAWVIGWDLVLEYTVGAAAVASSWSSYLASILGQWNLHPDPRWMASPMSMVKLPDGSMAHGWINLPAMAAIVFIVMLLLRGISESTRINAVVVVLKLGVVGAFIIFCSPFIKPEHFTPFIPPNTGEFGHFGVSGIMRAAGMIFFAYLGFDIIATTAQEARNPERTMPIGILGSLLICTIIYIAFAFVLTGVVDYRQLEGDGSPVATAIDITHLFWLQGALKFSILFGYISVLMGLMMGQVRVFYAMSHDGLLPAIFGRLSPRTRAPAVSHLIFLVVTCLLAGLVPISVLGNMTSIGTLLAFVLVCVGVLILRIREPNRPRAFRAPGGLFTPVCGILSCLAVMVSLDALTWLRMVVWLIAGLVVYALYGIKKSKLTAEGTTQ; the protein is encoded by the coding sequence ATGGCCCAGCCCCTCGCCGCCCTGTGGCGGCGCAAACCGATTGACGTGGCAACCGACGGAAAAGGCGAACACGGGCTGCACCGCGTTATCGGACCGTTTTCGCTGATTGCCCTTGGGGTGGGCACGACCGTCGGGGCTGGCCTGTTTTCATTGACGGGCATTGCTGCGGCCCAGAATGCGGGGCCAGCAGTCATACTCGCTTTTGTGGTGGCTGCCATTGCCTGCGGGTTTGCCGCCTTCTGTTATGCCGAACTGGCCAGCATGATCCCGTCTGCCGGCTCGGCCTATTCCTACAGCTATGCTGTGCTTGGCGAGCTGGTTGCCTGGGTTATCGGTTGGGACCTTGTGCTGGAATACACTGTAGGGGCAGCAGCCGTAGCCTCGAGCTGGTCAAGCTATCTGGCCTCGATTCTGGGCCAGTGGAACCTGCATCCGGACCCGCGATGGATGGCATCCCCCATGAGCATGGTGAAGCTGCCGGATGGCAGCATGGCCCATGGCTGGATCAACCTTCCCGCCATGGCCGCAATCGTGTTCATCGTCATGCTTCTGCTGCGCGGCATTTCCGAGTCCACGCGCATCAATGCTGTGGTCGTGGTGCTCAAGCTCGGGGTGGTCGGCGCCTTCATCATATTCTGCTCGCCCTTCATCAAGCCCGAGCATTTCACCCCTTTCATTCCCCCGAACACGGGCGAGTTCGGCCATTTTGGCGTCTCGGGCATCATGCGAGCTGCTGGCATGATCTTCTTCGCCTATCTGGGCTTTGACATCATCGCCACCACCGCGCAGGAGGCCCGCAATCCAGAGCGAACCATGCCTATTGGCATATTGGGCAGCCTGCTCATTTGCACCATCATCTATATCGCCTTCGCCTTCGTGCTGACCGGCGTCGTTGATTATCGCCAGCTGGAGGGCGATGGCAGCCCTGTGGCAACGGCCATCGATATCACCCATCTGTTCTGGCTGCAGGGCGCTCTCAAGTTCAGCATCCTGTTTGGCTATATCTCGGTGCTGATGGGGCTCATGATGGGTCAGGTGCGCGTGTTCTACGCGATGTCGCATGATGGCCTGCTACCAGCGATATTTGGCCGCCTCAGCCCACGCACGCGGGCACCAGCCGTGTCTCACCTGATCTTTCTCGTGGTGACCTGCCTGCTGGCAGGGCTGGTGCCGATCTCCGTGCTCGGCAACATGACCTCAATCGGCACCCTGCTCGCCTTCGTGCTGGTCTGTGTGGGTGTCCTGATCCTGCGCATTCGTGAGCCAAACCGCCCCCGCGCGTTTCGCGCACCCGGCGGGCTGTTCACCCCGGTCTGCGGTATCCTGAGCTGCCTCGCGGTCATGGTGTCGCTGGATGCGCTCACCTGGCTACGCATGGTGGTCTGGCTGATCGCCGGACTGGTCGTTTATGCGCTGTATGGTATCAAAAAGAGCAAGCTTACTGCCGAGGGAACAACGCAATGA
- the purL gene encoding phosphoribosylformylglycinamidine synthase subunit PurL, with translation MSMIVNAELAARFGLSAEEYQKVLDIMGRVPSLTELGIFSVMWSEHCSYKSSRVHLKTLPTKAPWVIHGPGENAGVVDIGDGLAAVFKMESHNHPSFIEPYQGAATGVGGILRDVFTMGARPVANLNALRFGDPSLPVTQRVIDGVVRGIGGYGNCVGVPTVGGEINFHPAYNGNPLVNAMTVGIARQDRIFLSAAAGIGNPVVYVGSKTGRDGIHGATMSSAEFDEHAASKRPTVQVGDPFTEKLLIEACLELMATDAIVAIQDMGAAGLTSSAVEMAGKGGVGIELDLDKVPQRETGMTAYEMMLSESQERMLMVLKPERTDVARAIFEKWDLDFAIVGVLTDTAHITVKHLGKTEADIPLAPLADEAPLYHRPMTHAAKPARLGTVADPAGVEHALLTLLACPDLASRAWVWNQYDSGVGGQTARRPGAADAAIVRVEGTKRGLAMTTDCTPRYCQADPHAGGAQAVAEAWRNITATGALPLAVTDNLNFGNPEKPEIMGQFADAIKGMGEACRALDFPVVSGNVSLYNQTSHPSGLSQPILPTPAIGAIGVIDDVTKAIGLGMPEQCELVLIGEIRGELGQSLWLREICHREDGAPPIIDLHAERRNGDFVRKMIGEGRIEACHDIADGGLLVAVAEMVMASGVGCHLDKPHHGTSLHAYYFGEDQACYVVATRHATALIDAAEKAHVPVRHLGRSGGDSLVLTDGMSLSAERMRKVNAEFFPKLMER, from the coding sequence ATGAGCATGATCGTCAACGCTGAACTCGCCGCCCGCTTCGGTCTCTCTGCCGAGGAATACCAGAAGGTTCTGGACATCATGGGCCGCGTGCCCAGCCTAACCGAACTCGGTATTTTCTCGGTCATGTGGTCGGAGCATTGCTCCTACAAATCATCGCGTGTGCATCTCAAGACCCTGCCCACCAAGGCCCCCTGGGTCATTCATGGCCCCGGTGAAAATGCCGGTGTTGTGGATATCGGAGACGGTCTTGCGGCTGTCTTCAAGATGGAAAGCCACAACCATCCGTCGTTTATCGAGCCCTATCAGGGCGCGGCGACAGGCGTGGGTGGCATCCTGCGCGATGTGTTCACGATGGGCGCGCGCCCCGTTGCCAATCTGAACGCACTTCGCTTCGGTGACCCGTCGCTTCCTGTGACGCAGCGCGTGATTGATGGCGTGGTACGTGGCATTGGTGGCTACGGTAACTGTGTTGGTGTGCCCACGGTAGGCGGTGAGATCAACTTCCACCCGGCCTATAATGGCAATCCGCTCGTCAACGCCATGACCGTTGGTATTGCCCGCCAGGATCGCATCTTCCTTTCGGCTGCTGCGGGTATCGGCAATCCGGTGGTCTATGTCGGCTCCAAGACCGGGCGCGATGGCATCCATGGCGCTACCATGTCCTCGGCGGAATTCGACGAACATGCGGCGTCCAAGCGTCCGACGGTGCAGGTGGGTGACCCGTTCACCGAGAAGCTGCTGATCGAGGCCTGTCTCGAACTGATGGCGACCGACGCTATCGTGGCGATTCAGGATATGGGCGCGGCTGGCCTCACATCCTCTGCTGTCGAGATGGCGGGCAAGGGTGGTGTCGGTATCGAGCTCGATCTCGACAAGGTGCCGCAGCGCGAGACCGGCATGACGGCTTACGAAATGATGCTGTCGGAGAGCCAGGAGCGTATGCTCATGGTGCTCAAGCCTGAGCGCACTGACGTAGCCCGCGCCATTTTCGAAAAATGGGACCTCGATTTCGCGATCGTCGGCGTGTTGACCGATACGGCGCATATCACGGTCAAGCATCTTGGCAAGACGGAGGCGGATATTCCGCTTGCGCCACTGGCTGATGAGGCACCGCTCTACCATCGTCCCATGACGCACGCTGCCAAGCCGGCGCGTCTGGGCACAGTGGCCGATCCTGCGGGTGTCGAACATGCGCTGCTGACCCTGTTGGCCTGCCCGGATCTCGCCTCGCGCGCCTGGGTCTGGAACCAGTATGACAGTGGTGTCGGCGGCCAGACGGCCCGTCGTCCCGGTGCGGCCGATGCTGCCATCGTTCGCGTCGAGGGCACGAAGCGCGGTCTTGCCATGACGACCGATTGCACGCCGCGCTATTGTCAGGCTGACCCGCATGCGGGTGGGGCTCAGGCAGTTGCAGAAGCCTGGCGCAATATCACGGCAACGGGTGCGCTGCCGCTGGCCGTGACCGATAACCTGAACTTCGGCAATCCCGAAAAGCCGGAGATCATGGGTCAGTTCGCCGATGCCATCAAAGGCATGGGTGAGGCCTGCCGCGCGCTGGATTTCCCGGTCGTGAGTGGCAATGTCTCGCTGTACAACCAGACGAGCCATCCGAGCGGTCTGAGCCAGCCGATCCTGCCGACGCCGGCCATCGGCGCTATCGGTGTGATCGACGATGTGACCAAGGCGATTGGTCTTGGCATGCCTGAGCAGTGCGAGCTTGTGCTGATCGGTGAGATCCGTGGTGAGCTCGGCCAGTCGCTATGGCTGCGTGAGATCTGCCATCGCGAAGATGGTGCCCCGCCGATCATCGATCTTCACGCCGAGCGTCGCAACGGTGACTTCGTGCGCAAGATGATCGGGGAAGGGCGCATCGAGGCCTGCCACGACATCGCCGATGGCGGATTGCTTGTGGCCGTGGCGGAGATGGTCATGGCGAGCGGCGTTGGCTGCCATCTTGACAAGCCGCATCACGGCACGAGCCTCCATGCCTATTACTTCGGCGAGGACCAGGCCTGCTACGTGGTGGCCACCAGGCATGCTACCGCGCTGATCGATGCAGCTGAAAAGGCTCATGTGCCAGTGCGTCATCTCGGACGTTCAGGGGGTGATTCACTGGTTCTGACCGACGGTATGAGCCTGTCGGCCGAGCGTATGCGCAAGGTCAATGCCGAGTTCTTCCCCAAGCTGATGGAGCGCTGA
- the purQ gene encoding phosphoribosylformylglycinamidine synthase subunit PurQ, with translation MKAGIVVFPGTNRERDMEQALRLVSGKAPTMLWHRDTSLPDLDLIVLPGGFSFGDYLRSGAMGAHSPILREVRAFAERGGYVLGVCNGFQILTEAQLLPGALLRNAGMRFLSQDGFLRVETQDTAFTRDWSKGDVFRAPLAHGDGNYTASEAELDRLEGEDRVAFRYVCAKGTLDAANRVSNPNGSQRSIAGILSANKRVCGLMPHPENLVDPDLGATDGVPLFSGLVKSLVA, from the coding sequence ATGAAGGCCGGTATCGTCGTTTTCCCTGGCACGAACCGTGAGCGCGACATGGAGCAGGCGCTTCGTCTCGTCAGCGGCAAGGCGCCCACCATGCTCTGGCATCGTGATACGAGCCTCCCCGATCTGGACCTGATTGTCCTTCCGGGCGGGTTCAGCTTCGGCGACTATCTGCGTTCGGGCGCCATGGGCGCACACTCGCCGATCCTGCGCGAGGTGCGTGCCTTCGCCGAGCGCGGCGGGTATGTGCTGGGCGTGTGCAACGGGTTCCAGATCCTGACCGAAGCCCAGCTTCTACCAGGGGCGCTCCTGCGCAATGCGGGGATGCGTTTCCTTTCGCAGGACGGGTTCCTCCGTGTCGAGACGCAGGATACGGCCTTCACGCGTGACTGGTCCAAGGGCGATGTCTTCCGTGCGCCGCTGGCTCATGGTGACGGCAATTACACGGCCTCGGAAGCCGAGCTCGATCGCCTCGAGGGTGAAGATCGCGTGGCTTTCCGCTATGTCTGCGCCAAGGGCACGCTTGATGCCGCGAACCGCGTCAGTAACCCCAATGGCAGCCAGCGCTCCATCGCAGGCATTCTGAGCGCCAATAAGCGCGTCTGTGGCCTGATGCCCCACCCTGAAAACCTGGTCGATCCCGATCTTGGCGCGACAGATGGCGTGCCGCTGTTCTCGGGTCTGGTGAAGAGTCTCGTCGCATGA
- the hemB gene encoding porphobilinogen synthase — protein MITGSFPLSRPRRNRFDGFTRRLVAETTLTIDNLIWPIFVCDGKGQRSSVASMPGVERVSVDLLEAHLAEAIGLGIPAVALFPITPTDIRDATGREATNPDNLICKAAREIKRLYPDLGLIGDVALDPYTDHGHDGLIEGDYVVNDASVEILALQAINQAAAGIDIIAPSDMMDGRIGAIRTALDKAGHDNVRIMSYAAKYASAFYGPFRDALGSGGLLKGDKKTYQMDPANSDEALREVALDIQEGADMVMVKPGMPYLDIIHRVRETFAVPTFAYQVSGEYAMLMAAIQNGWLDRDRAILESLLAFRRAGCNGVLTYFAVEAAKLLRSRL, from the coding sequence ATGATCACCGGATCCTTTCCACTCAGCCGTCCAAGACGTAACCGTTTTGACGGTTTCACGCGCCGCCTCGTGGCCGAAACGACGCTGACGATCGACAATCTGATCTGGCCGATCTTCGTGTGTGATGGCAAAGGGCAGCGCAGCAGTGTCGCCTCCATGCCCGGGGTCGAACGCGTGAGCGTGGACCTGCTTGAGGCTCATCTGGCCGAGGCCATCGGGCTCGGTATCCCCGCCGTGGCCCTCTTCCCGATCACCCCGACGGACATCAGGGATGCGACGGGCCGTGAGGCCACCAACCCGGACAATCTGATCTGCAAGGCAGCGCGTGAAATCAAGCGCCTGTACCCTGACCTTGGGCTGATCGGTGATGTGGCGCTCGACCCCTACACCGATCATGGCCATGACGGTCTTATCGAGGGCGATTACGTCGTCAATGACGCATCGGTAGAGATTCTGGCCCTACAGGCCATCAACCAGGCCGCAGCCGGGATCGACATCATTGCCCCGTCTGACATGATGGATGGTCGCATCGGCGCGATACGCACCGCTCTTGACAAGGCAGGGCACGACAACGTGCGCATCATGTCCTATGCCGCCAAATATGCTTCCGCCTTCTATGGTCCGTTCCGTGACGCTCTGGGGTCCGGGGGACTGCTCAAGGGCGACAAGAAAACCTATCAGATGGACCCTGCCAATTCCGATGAAGCGCTGCGCGAGGTCGCGCTCGACATCCAGGAAGGCGCAGATATGGTCATGGTCAAACCCGGCATGCCCTATCTGGACATCATCCATCGGGTACGCGAAACCTTCGCCGTTCCGACTTTTGCGTACCAGGTGTCAGGTGAATACGCGATGCTGATGGCGGCTATCCAGAATGGCTGGCTGGACCGCGATCGCGCCATACTTGAAAGTCTGCTTGCATTCCGGCGTGCCGGTTGCAATGGCGTCCTTACCTATTTCGCAGTCGAGGCTGCAAAGTTGCTCCGTAGCAGGCTGTGA
- a CDS encoding Rap1a/Tai family immunity protein, whose translation MTRKLALLAAVALALPAGGLAGVAQADEHRLSSMQAGRFGAICSKPQGKAVCDAYIAGMADSGALSALNAKSNGDSGTVAGFCVPDAETTDAMRGKVLSWLKAHQDVLKFPVGKSVFAALHEAYPCSGQGGKP comes from the coding sequence ATGACCCGCAAGCTGGCTCTTCTGGCGGCAGTTGCTCTTGCACTGCCAGCAGGCGGCCTGGCCGGTGTGGCTCAGGCTGATGAGCATCGTCTCTCTTCCATGCAGGCGGGTCGCTTTGGCGCCATCTGCTCCAAGCCCCAGGGCAAGGCCGTCTGTGATGCCTATATTGCCGGCATGGCCGATTCAGGTGCGCTTTCGGCCCTGAACGCCAAGAGCAATGGCGATAGTGGCACGGTGGCCGGTTTCTGCGTCCCTGACGCCGAAACCACCGATGCCATGCGTGGCAAGGTGCTGTCCTGGCTCAAGGCTCATCAGGACGTCCTGAAATTCCCTGTTGGCAAATCCGTTTTTGCGGCTCTGCACGAAGCCTATCCGTGTTCGGGCCAGGGAGGGAAGCCATGA
- the glyA gene encoding serine hydroxymethyltransferase: protein MTTRENMSPQHDFYHRGLNEADPEVAEIINAELIRQQDGIELIASENITSFAVLEAQGSVLTNKYAEGLPGKRYYGGCVDVDRVENLAIERIKALFGVEFANVQPHSGANANQAAFMALGKPGDTVLGMSLAAGGHLTHGAAPNYSGKWFNAVQYGVRAEDGTLDYEEMERLAREHKPTIIVAGGSAYPRHIDFARFRRIADEVGAYLMVDMAHFAGLVAAGLFPSPVPHAHIVTSTTHKTLRGPRGGIVLTNDPDIAKKVNSAVFPGLQGGPLMHVIAGKAVAFGEALGEKFKAYQGAVAENARVLAEELVARGFDIVTGGTDCHLVLVDLRPKKVTGKIAEAALERAGITANKNAIPFDPEKPFVTSGIRLGSPAATSRGFGVEEFRTIARMIDEVLSAYGTQEQDRVEQRVHDEVKALCRRFPIYDVAYPGA from the coding sequence ATGACTACTCGCGAGAACATGTCCCCCCAGCACGATTTCTATCATCGCGGTCTGAATGAAGCAGACCCCGAGGTGGCAGAAATCATCAACGCCGAACTGATCCGTCAGCAGGATGGCATTGAACTGATCGCATCCGAGAACATCACCTCTTTTGCCGTTCTTGAGGCACAGGGCTCGGTCCTGACCAACAAATACGCTGAAGGACTGCCCGGCAAGCGCTATTACGGCGGGTGCGTCGATGTCGACCGCGTGGAAAATCTGGCAATCGAGCGTATCAAGGCGCTGTTTGGCGTCGAGTTTGCCAACGTGCAGCCCCATTCTGGCGCGAACGCCAATCAGGCCGCGTTCATGGCGCTCGGCAAGCCGGGTGACACCGTGCTGGGCATGAGCCTCGCCGCTGGTGGACATCTGACGCATGGTGCGGCACCGAACTACTCAGGAAAGTGGTTCAACGCGGTGCAGTACGGTGTGCGTGCCGAGGACGGAACCCTCGACTACGAGGAAATGGAGCGCCTTGCACGTGAGCACAAGCCGACGATTATTGTCGCAGGTGGCTCGGCTTATCCCCGTCATATCGATTTTGCGCGCTTCCGTCGCATTGCGGACGAGGTGGGCGCCTATCTGATGGTGGACATGGCGCATTTCGCCGGTCTCGTCGCGGCTGGTCTTTTCCCGAGCCCCGTGCCCCACGCGCATATCGTGACCAGCACCACGCACAAGACGCTGCGCGGCCCGCGCGGTGGCATTGTGCTTACGAATGATCCGGACATCGCCAAGAAGGTCAATTCCGCCGTATTCCCGGGCCTTCAGGGTGGTCCGCTCATGCATGTCATTGCTGGCAAGGCTGTGGCCTTTGGCGAGGCCCTTGGCGAGAAGTTCAAGGCGTATCAGGGCGCGGTGGCTGAGAACGCCCGCGTTCTGGCTGAGGAACTTGTGGCACGCGGCTTTGACATTGTGACCGGTGGTACGGATTGCCACCTCGTTCTGGTCGATCTGCGTCCCAAGAAGGTAACGGGCAAGATTGCCGAGGCGGCTCTCGAGCGCGCCGGGATCACGGCCAACAAGAATGCAATCCCGTTCGACCCTGAAAAGCCGTTTGTGACCTCCGGTATCCGTCTGGGCAGCCCGGCCGCGACGTCACGCGGTTTTGGCGTTGAAGAATTCCGCACGATCGCTCGAATGATCGATGAAGTGCTGAGTGCCTACGGAACGCAGGAGCAGGACAGGGTCGAGCAGCGCGTTCATGACGAGGTAAAGGCGCTTTGCCGTCGCTTCCCCATCTATGACGTCGCCTATCCCGGCGCCTGA
- a CDS encoding M14 family metallopeptidase: MSCGASPRDHHPVRRRRQRLLPSLALPRRLPEFPILIDPPDLSQWRAGNNGIPGVIERESPVPGPEIAVISLIHGNEFAGAAAADRLLREDIRPLCGTLRIVFANMAAFERFDPSNPTASRFIGEDLNRVWSNDRLSQKPGSVEMARAQELLPVIRRSDMLLDLHSMLWDSSPLFISPQTERSITLAGLLSSQADTPFLTLTDLGHVGGARLIEQEGFMAPGGTGRSVLLEAGQHWRPETVETSARVIRHFVENAGFVHWGSRGEPVTVSRQAMVTDNVVARSASFGFTESYLGGQVIEKAGTVIALDGDDEICTPYDQCVLIMPNLCVRRGQLAVRLARRL, encoded by the coding sequence ATGAGTTGCGGGGCATCACCGCGCGATCATCACCCTGTCCGCAGGCGGCGGCAGCGCCTCCTGCCGAGCCTGGCGCTGCCGCGTCGCCTTCCCGAATTCCCAATCCTGATCGACCCACCTGATCTCTCACAGTGGAGGGCCGGCAATAACGGGATACCCGGTGTCATCGAGCGCGAGAGCCCTGTACCGGGGCCGGAAATCGCCGTGATTTCCCTTATTCATGGCAATGAGTTCGCGGGCGCCGCCGCTGCCGACCGTCTGCTCAGGGAAGATATCAGGCCCCTTTGCGGCACATTGCGCATCGTATTTGCCAATATGGCCGCCTTCGAACGTTTCGACCCGTCAAACCCGACCGCTTCGCGCTTCATCGGTGAAGACCTCAACCGTGTCTGGTCCAATGACAGGCTGAGCCAGAAGCCTGGTTCGGTTGAAATGGCGCGGGCACAGGAGTTGCTGCCCGTCATCCGGCGCAGCGACATGCTGCTCGATCTTCATTCCATGTTATGGGACTCGTCACCTCTCTTCATCTCGCCGCAGACAGAACGCTCGATCACACTGGCGGGCCTCCTCTCGTCGCAGGCCGACACGCCTTTTCTGACCCTCACCGATCTCGGGCATGTTGGAGGCGCAAGGCTGATTGAGCAGGAGGGTTTCATGGCACCCGGCGGCACAGGGCGCAGCGTGCTGCTTGAGGCAGGTCAGCACTGGCGACCGGAAACGGTCGAGACCAGCGCACGCGTCATTCGTCACTTTGTTGAGAATGCGGGGTTTGTGCATTGGGGCAGCCGGGGCGAGCCGGTTACCGTCTCACGTCAGGCAATGGTGACCGACAATGTCGTCGCCAGAAGCGCCAGTTTCGGGTTTACCGAGAGTTATCTCGGTGGTCAGGTAATCGAAAAGGCGGGCACGGTTATCGCGCTGGACGGTGATGATGAAATCTGTACGCCCTACGACCAATGCGTCCTCATCATGCCCAATCTGTGTGTGCGCAGAGGACAACTGGCGGTGAGGCTTGCACGCAGGCTATAG